The DNA segment GCGGACAGGATCCGTTCCCGCGTTTCGAGAGTGCGTTCAGCCTTGGCCACGTGAGTGCTCCCCGGGTCGGTGTCGGTGTCCTCGGCGGTCCGGCGGGCCCGCCGGGTCCATCTTCCCGCATCGGCGCCCTCGGCGGTCCGCCGCCCGGCGGGGTCAGGGGTAGGAGTGGAAGCCCCGGCCCGACTTGCGGCCGAGGAGGCCCGCGTCGACCATCCGGGACAGCAGCGGCGGGGGCGCGTAGCGGGGCTCGCGGAACTCCTCGTAGAGCGATTCGGCGATCGCCCGAGTCGTGTCGAGGCCGATCAGGTCGGCCAGGGCGAGCGGCCCCAGCGGGTGGGCGCAGCCCAGCCGCATCCCGCGGTCGATGTCGTCCGCCGAGGCCGCGCCGGACTCGGCCATCCGCACCGCGTCCAGCAGGTAGGGCACGAGCAGGGCGTTGACGAGGAACCCGGCGCGGTCCGCGGCGCGCACCACGTCCTTGCCCAGCACGTCGGCGGCGAAGGAGTGCGTCCTGCGGACGGTGTCGTCGCCGGTCAGCAGGGAGGGCACCAGCTCGACGAGCGGCAGCACCGGCACGGGGTTGAAGAAATGCAGGCCGATGACCTGCTGGGGGCGGGCGGTGGCCGCGGCGAGGCGGATGACGGGGAGGGAGGAGGTGTTGGTCGCCAGGATCGCGTCCGGGCGCCGGACCACCTCGTCGAGCCGGGTGAAGACGGCCAGCTTCGCCCGCTCGTCCTCGGCGACGGCTTCGACGACCAGGTCACGGTCGGCCAGCGCCGCCAGGTCGGTGCCGACCGTGATCCGGGCGAGCGCGGCGTCCCGGTCCCCGGCGGAGAGCCGGCCGGCCGCCGGGGCGCGTTCCAGGGAGCCGGTGATCCGGCGGAGCCCGGCGTCCGCGGCGGCCGGGCCGGTCTCGACGACGTGCACCTCCCGGCCCGCACGGGCACACACCTCGGCGATGCCGGAGCCCATCAGGCCGCAGCCCACGACCCCGACTGTTTCGACTGCACGCTGCGACATCGCTCCTCCTGGGCCGGTGCTCCGGGACGTCTCGCGGGTCCCGCCCGGCGGGTGAGGGCGCCGGGCGGGGTACGGCGGGGGCGGGGCCGGGTGCCCCGGCCGGTGACCGGGGTGCCCGGCCGGGTCAGGAGGCGGTGGGCAGTTGCAGGACGCCGGTGCCCCGCTTGACCAGTTCGCCGGCGATGATCAGGCGCTGGATCTCGGAGGTTCCCTCCCAGATCCGGTCCACCCGCAGCTCGCGGTAGAGCCGCTCGACCGGGTACGAACGGTCGTAGCCGCGCCCGCCGAAGATCTGCACACAGCGGTCGATGACCCGTCCGGCCGCCTCGCTCGCCGCGAGCTTGGCGATGGCCGCCTTGGCGTGCAGCGTCTTGCGGTCGACGGTGCCCTCGTCGACCTCCCAGGCGACCTGGTGGGTGTAGGCCCGGTTGACGGCGATGTCCACCGCGCAGTCCGCCAGCATCCCCTGCACCAGCTGGAAGTCGGCGATCGGCGACCCGAACTGCCGGCGCTCCACCGCCCAGTCCCGCGCCAGCCGGAGCGCCCGTTCCGCGGCGCCGGTGGTACGGGCCGCGATCATCAGCCGTTCCTCGGTGAACCAGGACCGGGTGATGTCATAGCCGTTGCCCACTCCCCCGAGCACGGCGTCCTCGGGGACCCGCACCCCGGTGAAGGTGAACTCGGGGTGCTCGTAGACGAAGGTGTGCATGAAGCGCGGCACCCGGGTCATCTCGATGCCGGGGGTGTCCTTGTCGACGAGGAAGAGCGTCGGCTCCCGGTCCGGGCCCGCGGCGGCGAGGACGATCATGAAGTCGGCGTGGTCGCCGACGGTCACGAACCACTTCTCGCCGTTGAGCGTCCAGCCGTCGGCCGTCCGCATCGCGGTGGTCGCCAGGTTCTGCGGGTCGGATCCGGCGCCGGGCTCGGTCACCGCGTAGCAGTCGCGGCGCTCGCCGCGGATGACCGGTTCGAGGAAACGCGCGCGCTGGGCGGGGGTGCAGAAGCGCAGGGCGTTGGCGGGGCGCCAGACGGTGTCCCACAGGGCGCCGGTGAGCTGCCCCAACTCCTCCTGGACGATGGCCTGTTCCAGGATGGTCAGCCCGGCGCCGCCCCACTCCCGGGGCATGTTGACGGCCTGCAGGCCGGAGGCGAGGACGGCGTCGCGGATGGCGGCGTGGTCGTCCGCCGTCAGGCCGTTGTTCTCCTCGCAGTCGGTCTCGTACGCGGTGAGGGTCTCGGTGAGTTCGCGCGCGGTGCGCTTGAGGTCCGCCTGGCGGGGGGTGAGACGGAAGTCCATGTCAGTCCTCGGAGTCGATGGGGTGCCGGGTGGGGTGGTGGCCGCGGTCAGGGCAGGGGCAGGTCGAGGGCGCGGGTGCCGCGCTTGATCAGCTCGTTGGCGATGATCAGGCGCTGGATCTCGGAGGTGCCCTCCCAGATCCGGTCCACCCGCAGCTCGCGGTAGAGCCGCTCGACCGGGTACGAACGGTCGTAGCCGCGCCCGCCGAAGATCTGCACACACCGGTCGATGACCCGGCCCGCCGCCTCGCTCGCCGCGAGCTTGGCCGTCGATGCCTTGGCGTGCAGCGCCTTGGGGTCGGCGCCCGGCTGGTCGGCCTCCCAGGCGACCTGGTGGGTGTAGGCCCGGTTGACGGCGATGTCCACCGCGCAGTCCGCCAGCATCCCCTGCACCAGCTGGAAGTCGGCGATCGGCGCCCCGAACTGCCGGCGCTCCACCGCCCAGTCCCGCGCCAGCCCGAGGGCCCGCTCGGCGGCGCCGGTGGTACGGGCCGCGATCATCAGCCGTTCGTCGGTGAACCATTCCTTGGTGAGTTCGTAGCCGTTGCCGACGCCGCCGAGGACGTCCTCGTCGGGCACGAAGACGTCGGTGAAGGTGAACTCGGGGTGCCCGTTCACCGCGGAGTGCATGAAGCGCGGCACCCGCGTCATCCGGACGCCCGGTGCCTGCTTGTCGACGAAGAAGAGGGTCGCGGCCCGCTCCGGTCCCGCATCGGCCTGCACCAGCAGGAAGTCGGCGACGTCGCCGCAGGTGACGAACCACTTCTCGCCGTTGAGCAGCCAGCCGCCCTCGGTGCGGGTGGCGGTACTGGTGCCGGAGGAGGGGTCGGAGCCCGCGCCGGGTTCGGTCACCGCGAAGGCGTCGAAGCGCTCGCCCCGGATGACCGGGAGGAGGTACTTCTCCCGCTGGGCCCGGGTGCCGTACGCCAGCACGTTCGCGGGCCGCCAGGGCATGTCCCACAGGCAGTTGGTGACCTTGCCGAACTCCTCCTCGACGATGACCTGGTCGAGCAGCGACAGCCCGGGGCCGCCCCACTTCTCTGGCATGTTGATGGCGTAGACGCCGGCGTCGATCGCGGCCCGGGTCAGTTCCCTGACGGTGTCGGCCGGCAGCGGTCCGCCGGCCTCCTCGGCCTGGTCCTCGTAGCGGAAGAGCAGCTCGGTGTAGGCGGCGGCGCGGGCCTTCAGATCGGCCTGGCGGGCGGTGTAGCGGAAGTCCATGGTTCCTCCGGGGCGGCGGGCGGGGCGGGCGTCAGGCCGGTACGGCGCGGGCGTCGAGGGCGAGGGCGCCGTCCGGGCGGACGAGCAGCGGGTTGACCTCGATCTCGGCGATCTCGGGGTGGGCGGCGGCGAGCGTGGTGAGGCGCTCGATCACGGCCGCCGCCGCGGTCAGGTCCACGGCGGGGCGGCCGCGGACACCGTGGAGGAGCGCGGCGGTCCGCAGCCCGGTCAGCAGCTGTACGGCGCGGGCCGCCGGGACGGGGGCCAGGGCGAAGGCGACGTCGTGCAGGGCCTCGGTGAGCACTCCGCCCAGGCCGACCATGGCGACCGGGCCGAACCGGGGGTCGCGCCGGACCCCCACGATCAGCTCGACGCCGTCGGTCAGGTCGGCCATCGCCTCGACGGAGTAGGAGGCGGCGCCGAGCCGGGCGTGCATCTCCCGGAAGGCGGCGAGGAGCGCGGCCCGGTCCGGCAGGGCCAGGGCGACCCCGCCGGCGTCGGACTTGTGCAGGAGGTGGAGGGCCTTGAGGACGTAGGGGCCCTCGAACGCGTCGGCAGCGGCGTGCAGTTGGGCTTCATCGGCGATCTCACGGGCCGCGGGGAAGGGCACCCCGGCGGCGCTCAGCAGGGCGCGGACGCCGTGGTAGCCGGGGTCGCGCAGCGGTGCCGCGGCCGGTGGCAGCGGGCGGACGCCGGGCGGTCCCGCGGCCTCGTCCGCGGTCATGGCGGCCAGCGCGCGGGCCGCGTCCTCGGTGGCGGCGAACACCGGTATGCCCGCCTCGACCAGCGTCCGGCAGCTGGGTGCGTCCGGGAACATCGACTGCACCACCAGGGGTTTGGCGGTGCGCGCCGCATGGGCGGCCATCTGCTGCGCGGTCTCCAGCTCGCCCGCCGCGAGGGCGCTCCCGCCGCCCGCGGTGCCGCTCTCGGCCGCCGGGCCGCCCAGGCCGCCGGTCGCCGCCGAGTAGCCGCCGAAGTACCCGGTCAACACGACCGAGTCGACCTCGTCCAGGGCGAGCAGCGCGGAGACGGTGTCGCCGTAGGAGTGCGGGTTCTGTTCCCCCATCCCGGCGAGGTCGACGGGGTTGCCCACCGCGGACTGTTCCCACAGCAGCGTCCTGAGCCGGTCCTGCGCGGCGGGCCCGAGTTCGGGCACGGCCAGCCCGGCGGCCTCGGCGGCGTCGGCGGCGATGGCGCCGTGGCCGCCGCCGTCCGTGCAGACCGCGGTGCGGTGTCCGGTGGCGCGCCGCCCGCCGTGCAGCGCGGCGAGGACGACGGTCATCTCGTGGGGGGTGGCGACCAGTTCGACGCCGGCGTCGCGGCAGGCGGCGGCCACGACGTCGGCGGAGGTGGTCAGGGCGCCGGTGTGGGACTGGGCACCGCGCGCGGAGGCGGCGCCCCGCCCGGCGGTGAGCAGGACCACCGGTTTGCCCGCGGCGGCGGCCGCCTCGGCGAAGGCCCGGCCGTCGCCGAAGTCCTCCGCGTAGACGGCGATGGCCCGGGTGGCGTCGTGCCGGGCGGCGTCCTCGATCAGGTCGACGAGGGTGACATCGGCCTGGTTGCCCAGCGAGACGAAGCGGGAGAAGCCCAGCCCGTGCGGGGCGCAGCGGAGTTGGAGTTCGAGGGCGAGGTTGCCGCTCTGGCTCAGCAGGGCGATGCCGCCGGGCGCGAAGCGGTCGGAGGCGAGGTAGAGCTCGGTGGTGTTGTCGGTGATGCCGAGGCAGTTGGGGCCGACGAGGACGGCGCCGGCGGCACGTACCCGGTCGGCGACGGCCTGCTGGCGGGCCAGCCCGGCGGGGCCGGTCTCGGCGAAGCCGGCGGTGATGCCGACGAGGGCGCGGGCCCCGCAGGCGAGTGCCTCGTCGACGGCGGCCTCGAAGCCGGCGCCCGGTACGGCGATCACCACGAGGTCGACGGGTTCGCCGATTCCGGCGAGCGAGGTGGCCGCGGTGCGCCCGAGGACCGTGCCGCCCCGGCGGTTCACCAGGTGGACGGGCCGGCGGTCGGGTGCCCGCAGGGCCTGGGCGGCGACCGCGTGGCCGTACTTCGCCGGGTCGTCACTGGCTCCGACCACCGCGACCGACTTCGGGTCGAACAGCGCCGACAGATCACGTCCCATGGTCACCTCTCCAGCCGGAGCGCGGAGTTGGGGCAGGCTTCGGCGGCGGCGCGGGCGGCGTCTTCCGAGGCGCCCGGCGCGGGGTCGGCGGTGACGGCGGCGTAGCCGAACTCGTCGAGGTCGATGAGGTCCGGTGCGGGTTCCTGGCACAGGCCGTAGCCCTGGCAGCGGGTGGCGTCGAGACGGAGTTTCACGGCGGTCGTCCTTTCAGCGGGGGGAGGCGGCGGAGCGGGGGCGGGGCACGGCGGCGCGGGCGACGTGCGGGACGGGGACGGTGAGCCGGCCGGCGTCGGCGGGCGAGGCGCAGCCGGGACAGGGGGCGTCGAGGTGGGCGCGGACCAGGTCGGGGAAGGCGCGCAGCAGACTGCCGGCCGTGCCCGCGGCGGCGTCGAGCAGGCCGCAGGCGCCGCGGCCGGGCAGTGCGGTGGACCAGCGCCGCAGCCGGGTGAGGAGGCCCGCGTCGGCGGTGCCGTGGGTCAGGGCGCCGAGGGCGTCGCGTACGGAACCGGTGCCCGCGACGCAGATGCCGCACTGCCGGGCGCTCTCGGCGGCGAGATGGGCGACGGCGGCGGAGGCGAGGGACACCGGGCACTCGTCGGGGGCGAGGAAGCGGATCGCCCCGCAGCCCAGTGCCGTGCCCGCGGCCGCGAGGGTGTCGGGGTCCAGCGCCAGGTCGAGTCGGCCGGGGCCGAGCAGTCCGCCGAAGAGGCCGCCCATGAGGACGCCGGCCGGCTCGGGGGTGCCCTGGGCCCGTGCCAGGGTCCGCAGGGTGCAGCCGTAGGGCACCTCGGCGAGCAGGGGTGCGGCGCCGCGGCCGGCGAGCGTGACCAGGGTCGCGCGGGCGGCCGGGCGCCGGCGGTCCGGCCGGGCGGCGATGAGCGCGATCCGGGCCAGGGTCTCGACGTTGGCGACGAGCGTCGGGGCGCCGCCGACGCCCTGCTGGAAGGGGCGGGGCGGTTTGGCGGTGGGCAGGGCGGGGCCGCCGTTGATCCGGCGGACCACGGCGGTCTCCTCCCCCGCGACATAGGTGTGGTCGGTGTCGACGACGTCGCACGGCAGCCGGGGCGTCCGCTCGGCGAGCGCCCGGCGGATCCGCTCGCCGGCCACGGTGTCGGAGACGTAGACGTAGCCGCGTTCCGCGCCGGTGATCTCCGCGGCGCGCGCCAGCCCGTCCAGGACCAGGTGCGGGCGGGCCCGCAGCAGCCAGCGGTCCTTGACGGAGCCGGGCTCGCCCTCCTCGCCGTTGGCCACGACGACGGGGCGGGGCCCGGCGTCGCGGACGGCGCGGAGCTTGGCCGCGGCGGGGAAGCCGGCGCCGCCCCGCCCGCGCAGGCCGTCGAGGCGGTCGAGGAGCTCCGCCGCGCCGATCGCGCCTCGGTAGCCGCCGGCGGCCAGATACGCGCGGACGTCCTCGGTCACGCCCGGTGCCGTGCCGAGCACGGAGGGGGCGCCCGGCGGTATCAGGGAGTCGATCCCGGTCATCCTCGGTCTCCGTCCGGTGGGGCGGTGCGCAGGGCGCGCACCACGCGTTCCAGGGCTCTGCGGTCCGCGGCCGTCCGGTCGTACCCCGGTCCGGGCAGGCCGATCAGCATGCGGTGGTGGTCCAGTACGACCTCGGCCGCGCGGAGGGCGGCCCGGCGGTCGCCGGGGCTCTCCCGGC comes from the Streptomyces angustmyceticus genome and includes:
- a CDS encoding 3-hydroxybutyryl-CoA dehydrogenase, coding for MSQRAVETVGVVGCGLMGSGIAEVCARAGREVHVVETGPAAADAGLRRITGSLERAPAAGRLSAGDRDAALARITVGTDLAALADRDLVVEAVAEDERAKLAVFTRLDEVVRRPDAILATNTSSLPVIRLAAATARPQQVIGLHFFNPVPVLPLVELVPSLLTGDDTVRRTHSFAADVLGKDVVRAADRAGFLVNALLVPYLLDAVRMAESGAASADDIDRGMRLGCAHPLGPLALADLIGLDTTRAIAESLYEEFREPRYAPPPLLSRMVDAGLLGRKSGRGFHSYP
- a CDS encoding acyl-CoA dehydrogenase family protein; this translates as MDFRLTPRQADLKRTARELTETLTAYETDCEENNGLTADDHAAIRDAVLASGLQAVNMPREWGGAGLTILEQAIVQEELGQLTGALWDTVWRPANALRFCTPAQRARFLEPVIRGERRDCYAVTEPGAGSDPQNLATTAMRTADGWTLNGEKWFVTVGDHADFMIVLAAAGPDREPTLFLVDKDTPGIEMTRVPRFMHTFVYEHPEFTFTGVRVPEDAVLGGVGNGYDITRSWFTEERLMIAARTTGAAERALRLARDWAVERRQFGSPIADFQLVQGMLADCAVDIAVNRAYTHQVAWEVDEGTVDRKTLHAKAAIAKLAASEAAGRVIDRCVQIFGGRGYDRSYPVERLYRELRVDRIWEGTSEIQRLIIAGELVKRGTGVLQLPTAS
- a CDS encoding acyl-CoA dehydrogenase family protein; translation: MDFRYTARQADLKARAAAYTELLFRYEDQAEEAGGPLPADTVRELTRAAIDAGVYAINMPEKWGGPGLSLLDQVIVEEEFGKVTNCLWDMPWRPANVLAYGTRAQREKYLLPVIRGERFDAFAVTEPGAGSDPSSGTSTATRTEGGWLLNGEKWFVTCGDVADFLLVQADAGPERAATLFFVDKQAPGVRMTRVPRFMHSAVNGHPEFTFTDVFVPDEDVLGGVGNGYELTKEWFTDERLMIAARTTGAAERALGLARDWAVERRQFGAPIADFQLVQGMLADCAVDIAVNRAYTHQVAWEADQPGADPKALHAKASTAKLAASEAAGRVIDRCVQIFGGRGYDRSYPVERLYRELRVDRIWEGTSEIQRLIIANELIKRGTRALDLPLP
- a CDS encoding acetate--CoA ligase family protein produces the protein MGRDLSALFDPKSVAVVGASDDPAKYGHAVAAQALRAPDRRPVHLVNRRGGTVLGRTAATSLAGIGEPVDLVVIAVPGAGFEAAVDEALACGARALVGITAGFAETGPAGLARQQAVADRVRAAGAVLVGPNCLGITDNTTELYLASDRFAPGGIALLSQSGNLALELQLRCAPHGLGFSRFVSLGNQADVTLVDLIEDAARHDATRAIAVYAEDFGDGRAFAEAAAAAGKPVVLLTAGRGAASARGAQSHTGALTTSADVVAAACRDAGVELVATPHEMTVVLAALHGGRRATGHRTAVCTDGGGHGAIAADAAEAAGLAVPELGPAAQDRLRTLLWEQSAVGNPVDLAGMGEQNPHSYGDTVSALLALDEVDSVVLTGYFGGYSAATGGLGGPAAESGTAGGGSALAAGELETAQQMAAHAARTAKPLVVQSMFPDAPSCRTLVEAGIPVFAATEDAARALAAMTADEAAGPPGVRPLPPAAAPLRDPGYHGVRALLSAAGVPFPAAREIADEAQLHAAADAFEGPYVLKALHLLHKSDAGGVALALPDRAALLAAFREMHARLGAASYSVEAMADLTDGVELIVGVRRDPRFGPVAMVGLGGVLTEALHDVAFALAPVPAARAVQLLTGLRTAALLHGVRGRPAVDLTAAAAVIERLTTLAAAHPEIAEIEVNPLLVRPDGALALDARAVPA
- a CDS encoding ferredoxin; translated protein: MKLRLDATRCQGYGLCQEPAPDLIDLDEFGYAAVTADPAPGASEDAARAAAEACPNSALRLER
- a CDS encoding NADH-ubiquinone oxidoreductase-F iron-sulfur binding region domain-containing protein, producing MTGIDSLIPPGAPSVLGTAPGVTEDVRAYLAAGGYRGAIGAAELLDRLDGLRGRGGAGFPAAAKLRAVRDAGPRPVVVANGEEGEPGSVKDRWLLRARPHLVLDGLARAAEITGAERGYVYVSDTVAGERIRRALAERTPRLPCDVVDTDHTYVAGEETAVVRRINGGPALPTAKPPRPFQQGVGGAPTLVANVETLARIALIAARPDRRRPAARATLVTLAGRGAAPLLAEVPYGCTLRTLARAQGTPEPAGVLMGGLFGGLLGPGRLDLALDPDTLAAAGTALGCGAIRFLAPDECPVSLASAAVAHLAAESARQCGICVAGTGSVRDALGALTHGTADAGLLTRLRRWSTALPGRGACGLLDAAAGTAGSLLRAFPDLVRAHLDAPCPGCASPADAGRLTVPVPHVARAAVPRPRSAASPR